The following proteins come from a genomic window of Halorussus halophilus:
- a CDS encoding RNA-guided endonuclease InsQ/TnpB family protein, producing the protein MEVKRTIPVKLSVPEDRKNDLHQTIDQFNHSCNYTVENGRNEDGYLILNKSKIHDRVYHDLRDETDLPANLCVRAYSKAVEAMKSTVADWKNGNSRPLPRFNEPSAVYDKRTLTIKDRSATLSTINGRVAVDYVLGDYQKSYLDDDDYEKRMGTLHYREAEDAFYLHIVIQKEVEERDGDTVLGVDLNLKNVAVTSTGSFYDGGELLWGQNHYFRVRRSLQHKGTRSAKQVLRRLSGRENRFVLNRLHTISRRIVEEADAHDCTYIAVERLTHIRERMDNGNDQVKRQMHTWAFRELQEMLAYKAAEYGIHVEKIPPAFTSQTCSRCEHQSSTNRNSDGWFECNNCGYSVDGDYNAAKNIGKKLLSLPSGKRPDGLGDGHLALKSGTLNGNGDYTAYDISSADRKSTDKPTTSVVER; encoded by the coding sequence ATGGAGGTCAAACGAACCATTCCGGTCAAACTCTCGGTTCCCGAGGACCGAAAGAACGACCTCCATCAGACTATCGACCAGTTCAACCACTCCTGCAACTATACCGTAGAGAACGGTCGTAACGAAGACGGCTATCTCATCCTCAACAAGTCGAAGATACACGACCGGGTGTACCACGACCTGCGAGACGAGACAGACCTCCCCGCGAACCTCTGTGTTCGGGCGTACTCGAAAGCCGTCGAAGCGATGAAGTCCACCGTTGCAGACTGGAAGAACGGCAACAGCCGACCACTCCCACGATTCAACGAACCATCAGCAGTCTACGACAAACGAACGTTGACCATCAAGGACCGCTCGGCCACCCTTTCGACCATCAACGGACGTGTCGCCGTGGACTACGTTCTCGGGGACTACCAGAAATCCTACCTCGATGATGACGACTACGAGAAACGGATGGGAACGCTTCACTACCGCGAAGCAGAGGATGCGTTCTACCTTCACATCGTCATCCAGAAAGAGGTCGAAGAACGCGACGGTGATACGGTTCTCGGTGTGGACTTGAACCTCAAGAACGTCGCCGTGACAAGCACGGGGTCGTTCTACGATGGTGGCGAACTACTGTGGGGCCAAAACCACTACTTCCGTGTGCGTCGAAGCCTTCAGCACAAAGGCACTCGCTCCGCCAAGCAGGTACTCCGGCGACTGTCGGGGCGAGAAAACCGCTTCGTGCTGAATCGCCTGCACACCATTTCTCGACGCATCGTGGAGGAAGCCGACGCCCACGACTGTACGTACATCGCGGTCGAACGCTTGACGCACATCCGCGAGCGGATGGACAACGGGAACGACCAAGTGAAACGCCAGATGCACACTTGGGCGTTCCGCGAACTCCAAGAGATGCTCGCGTACAAAGCCGCCGAGTACGGTATTCATGTTGAGAAGATACCGCCTGCGTTTACCTCCCAGACCTGCTCTCGGTGCGAGCATCAGTCAAGCACGAACCGTAATTCGGATGGGTGGTTCGAGTGTAACAACTGTGGGTACTCGGTTGACGGCGACTACAACGCGGCGAAGAACATCGGCAAGAAGTTGCTATCTTTACCATCGGGCAAACGCCCCGATGGGTTGGGCGACGGTCATCTCGCCCTCAAGTCCGGGACGTTGAACGGGAACGGCGATTACACCGCCTACGACATCTCGTCGGCAGACCGGAAGTCCACGGACAAGCCCACGACTTCAGTCGTGGAGCGGTGA
- a CDS encoding toxin-antitoxin system TumE family protein, whose product MARDDGNDVTVIQNRRFDFGEEIIKIRILKVPKSEKFPDGVKSVLHYGKKGADDPYIRYDNHHGPHERHEGEYVEEIEFPGYEALLQRFRREIPVDIER is encoded by the coding sequence ATGGCACGCGACGACGGGAATGACGTAACGGTAATCCAAAACCGGCGGTTCGACTTCGGCGAGGAAATCATCAAGATACGAATCCTGAAAGTCCCGAAGTCCGAGAAATTCCCGGATGGAGTGAAGTCCGTACTTCACTACGGGAAGAAGGGAGCAGACGACCCGTACATTCGCTACGACAACCACCACGGACCCCACGAACGCCACGAAGGCGAGTACGTCGAAGAAATCGAATTTCCCGGCTACGAAGCACTCCTCCAACGCTTCCGACGGGAGATTCCAGTCGATATCGAACGCTGA
- a CDS encoding HVO_A0114 family putative DNA-binding protein, whose translation MTENTLTIRVEPASQFFDDVEEDFRRLDEGDIDDIEQKNTLSVPDEEALARVLSAKNVELLRTISTREPSSVRELARFVDRDIKNVSSALSELEALGVVEFEQDGRAKRPVVWYGEIDVKLTLDGDDDTDPVEAAG comes from the coding sequence ATGACCGAAAATACGCTCACAATTCGCGTCGAACCGGCAAGCCAGTTCTTCGACGACGTCGAAGAAGACTTTCGTCGACTCGACGAAGGCGACATTGACGACATAGAACAGAAGAACACACTCTCGGTCCCGGACGAAGAAGCGCTCGCCCGGGTCCTGAGTGCGAAGAACGTCGAACTACTGCGGACAATCTCGACGCGCGAGCCCTCAAGTGTCCGAGAACTCGCGCGGTTCGTTGACCGCGATATCAAGAACGTCTCATCGGCGCTGAGCGAACTCGAAGCGTTGGGCGTCGTGGAGTTCGAGCAGGACGGACGAGCGAAGCGGCCCGTCGTCTGGTATGGTGAGATCGACGTGAAACTCACGCTCGATGGTGACGACGATACGGACCCAGTTGAGGCAGCGGGATAA